The genomic segment CTATACTGTAGCAATGCACTGGAGGAAAACGTGATATGAGTTTATCTAGGGCACCTTACCTAGAGACCAACTCAGTGTCCTCGTGGTTTGAGTGTCCACTAGAAAGTTGGGGGTTCGATCCCTGTCAGTTATATCTAAGACTGTTAAAATGGGACCTGGTACATCTCTGCctggcactcagcattaaggagattATGGGTGAGGGCCCTACGATAGACGAATGTCCTGTCCAGGTGTTGTACTTCTATCTCACACTACAGAAGCAGGAAACAGGCTCCTATGAGTGATTTTGGTTTGCAGACAAGTCACCTaagtcccagacacacaaagacacagttacaggcagacatacatAACAAGACACATACATGTACTATACATGTAGAAGGCAGGCACATACatatgctctctccctctctctctctctctctccctctccctctctccctctctctctccctctctccctccctctccctctctctcctctctctctctctctccctctccctctctctctctctctccctctctctctccctctctccctctctctccctctctctctctctctccctctctctctccctctctccctccctctccctctctctccctctctccctctcactccctctccctctctctccctctctctccctccctctccctctctctctccctctctctctctctctctcactccctctccctctctctccctctctcaccctctcactccctctctctccctctcacaggcagacaggcagacagacaggcaggtccTGGAGACAAACCAGCCCAAgctagcctggcctggcctgcatCAGAGGGGATTGGGTTTGGCCTTTGTCTGTCACTGATACCCTcataaacacagaaataaataGACTCCAACACATGTACAAGTGGTAATGTACTCACAGATACAGACAGTACAAACCACTGTGCAGGGGACACGCAAGCACAGAAACATTAGCAAACGCATGCaattgcgcacacacacacaaacacacgcgtgCACGCCCGCcaacacactctctccctctggccGGCACACTTGAGAAGGACTGTAATTAGAGCAGCTGCAGCACATCCTTTGTCCTCTAAACACTGGCCACTGaaggagggacacacacacacacacctgcaggcctacacacacacacacacacacacacacacacacacacacacacacacacacacacacacacacacacacacacacacacacacacacacacacacacacacacacacaacctcaggAGGGGCAGAGTCCTGTCATCACTGACACACGGCTGGCAACGGAGAGAACCCCAGATGTCTGCCTCGCCCCGTGATACATACACACATTCCCTCATCCTGCCTTTGTTCCTGCAGCACAACCATACACACACTCTCCTagagtacatacacacaccattcacacactaactattcacacacacattcttattCCATCAACATTCATCCATTAAATGATGTGACGAATGGCCAATAACACTACCAAACACAACCTAAGTATTAAGCACAAACACTGGACTCGACCTGGAGTGAAATGCACCTACTTTCCCACAAGAACCGGGTTTACCAGTCGAGTCCTGATCTTTCTAAATCTGGAGACCAACCCTTCTATTGACAGTATCTCTACACAGTAATCAACCACACCTTCCATCAGCCTGACTAATAGGCTGATCTCCACAAAGGCTGCTTTGTCGTTGTGtgagaagaagggagagacaTTACAATGAACTTTTATCAGCAATTACGGTGAAAGTTAGACATGATGGCAAGTAGATGACATAACAGCCAAGTGCTATAATGACATTCTGAATGGGGGAAATCTGAGTGTTGTCAGGCCTAGTAGTTTCATTCTTACTGCATAATAAATGCATTGTGAGCGTAAAACACAGGCCTTATTtgattgtctctctctgtgttatacaAGCATCGTTCATATACTAAGGTATCATCCCTGTTAACAGAGCTAAACAGATGGCAGAGACGACCATGAAAAACGTCTTGCTCAAGTGGAGTTGCGAAACTCTTCAAACTCCAGTCCAATGTTGGGCTGGCAAGGCCTCCGTCCGTGTTAGTGTTGGCTTGTTTGGGTTTCCCAAGATAACATTTTCATATACAACACACCACAGGCCTGAACGGCAGACACACCCTGTGAAACTTTGACCTGGTTCTATTTAGGGTTGCGTTCGGGACCGTGTAACGTTGCAGAACACTCAGAAAGAAATGTGCTGGGGAGAGCAGACATGAATCTCTGTCGTGTAGAATTGAGAATCAATTCAGCTCAACACGATACATATCTATCTGCAACAATCGCTCAGATCTACACATCATCTGCAACTCTTTTACCTCTACACGACATTTCCATCTGCAACTCTTTTACCTCTACACGACATTTCCATCTGCAACTCTTTTACCTCTACACGACATTTCCATCTGCAACTCTTTTACCTCTACACGACATTTCCATCTGCAACTCTTTTACCTCTACACAACATTTCCATCTGCAACTCTTTTACCTCTACACGACATTTCCATCTGCAAGTCTTTCAACTCTACTCTATAAGTAGGCTACCTTTCACCACTACTCAATATATCCATCAACAACAATCTTTCAACTCTACTCTATAAGTAGGCTGACTCACCAATATACAATATATCCATCAACAACAATCTTTCAACTCTACTCTATAAGTAGGCTGACTTTCACCACTACTCAATATATCCATCAACAACAATCTTTCAACTCTACTCTATAAGTAGGCTGACTCACCACTACTCAATATATCCATCAACAACAATCTTTCAACTCTACTCTATAAGTAGGCTGACTTTCACCACTACTCAATATATCCATCAACAACAATCTTTCAACTCTACTCTATAAGTAGGCTGACTCACCACTACTCAATATATCCATCAACAACAATCTTTCAACTCTACTCTATAAGTAGGCTGACTTTCACCACTACTCAATATATCCATCAACAACAATCTTTCAACTCTACTCTATAAGTAGGCTGACTCACCACTACTCAATATATCCATCAACAACAATCTTTCAACTCTACTCTATAAGTAGGCTGACTTTCACCACTACTCAATATATCCATCAACAACAATCTTTCAACTCTACTCTATAAGTAGGCTGACTTTCACCACTACTCAATATATCCATCAACAACAATCTTTCAACTCTACTCTATAAGTAGGCTGACTTTCACCACTACTCAATATATCCATCAACAACAATCTTTCAACTCTACTCTATAAGTAGGCTGACTCACCACTACTCAATATATCCATCAACAACAATCTTTCAACTCTACTCTATAAGTAGGCTGACTCACCACTACTCAATATATCCATCAACAACAATCTTTCAACTCTACTCTATAAGTAGGCTGACTCACCACTACTCAATATATCCATCAACAACAATCTTTCAACTCTACTCTATAAGTAGCTTAACTTTCACCACTACTCAATATATCCATCAACAACAATCTTTCAACTCTACTCTATAAGTAGGCTGACTCACCACTACTCAATATATCCATCAACAACAATCTTTCAACTCTACTCTATAAGTAGGCTGACTCACCACTACTCAATATATCCATCAACAACAATCTTTCAACTCTACTCTATAAGTAGCTTAACTTTCACCACTACTCAATATATCCATCAACAACAATCTTTCAACTCTACTCTATAAGTAGGCTGACTTTCACCACTACTCAATATATCCATCAACAACAATCTTTCAACTCTACTCTATAAGTAGGCTGACTCACCACTACTCAATATATCCATCAACAACAATCTTTCAACTCTACTCTATAAGTAGGCTGACTCACCACTACTCAATATATCCATCAACAACAATCTTTCAACTTTACTCTATAAGTAGGCTGACTCACCACTATACAATATATCCATCAACAACAATCTTTCAACTCTACTCTATAAGTAGCTTAACTTTCACCACTACTCAATATATCCATCAACAACAATCTTTCAACTCTACTCTATAAGTAGGCTGACTCACCACTATACAATATATCCATCAACAACAATCTTTCAACTCTACTCTATAAGTAGGCTGACTTTCACCACTACTCAATATATCCATCAACAACAATCTTTCAACTCTACTCTATAAGTAGCTTAACTTTCACCACTACTCAATATATCCATCAACAACAATCTTTCAACTCTACTCTATAAGTAGGCTGACTCACCACTACTCAATATATCCATCAACAACAATCTTTCAACTCTACATGTAACATTTTGGTAACAGTTTATTTTAAGTAAAGTTCTACCAACACGTCTATCTGCAACAATCTTTTCCCACAGCTAATATGTGTCTCCAAAAACCTCCCCACTCATCATATCACATTTCAGACATTTTTAACACTGAATAATAATGCTGACTGAATCCCACCCTGGACCAACACTACCCACGTCCCCCCTCTCCTGGGCTTCATCCCTGGCCAATGTGTGGAGAGCTAAAGCCTGCCCTGGGACCCAAGGCCGAACGTCTTCCACCCCCTCGGCTCCTGTCAAACCCGCTCTTCTCCTGTCTTGCCATTTTGTCTTTGTCGAATTGCAgcaaaaatgttttactttttgAGTCAGAGGCCTGGAGAGATTGCAGTCTTTATCCAGAAGTAATGTTTTGTGGAGTCACCTCTTTATGTTGGTGTAACTGCTGGGTGCGTGTGCGCACgcgtatgtgtctgtctgtctgtgtgtgtgtgtgtagacagcaCTTTTGGAGTCTGAAAATCCTTGTGTAtacaccatctgtctgtctgtctgtctcatccacTCACGGACCTGATGATAGAGCCACGTGCATTTCCATTAGGAGGAAAATATCATGTGGGCTTTGAGGCATTAGATGTGTGCAGTCTGAGCAGCCGAGCCTCAAGTTGACAAAGGTCTTAACCTGAGACAAAGCTTCTAATCAGTTTTCTAGCTGGTTCAGATAGAACAGAAAAGTCTCCATAATCCAGGACCTGCAAACCAAAGATAATTCCTGTTCCAGACAGTCTCGTCACACTTGCTGTGGTATAGTGGCTCTATTCCACAGCAACTAGAGTAAAAACATAAACAGCATATCATTTATCATCTGTTAAAGCATGCTATGTATTTCTTGGGAAGAATACAGAATTCCTTGCAAGTAGGCTACTATCTGTTCCATACAAGGCAGTCTATACCATTCTATTTTTATATATTATTCAAATGATGACACTTATTATTGATAGTGTTGTGTGCAATCCTACTGTATATCATGCCATTGTTGGCACAGACATCCCACTCATCTACTGGGACAAAGGTCAAATCCCCATCTGGGCTGTGCATCTTCACAGCTGTCTCATATTGGAGCCTATTCTATGtacagcacaggaggttggtggcaccttaattggggcggatgggctcgtggtaatggatggagTGGATTAGGTGGAATGGTatgaaatacatcaaacatgtggtttccagttGTTTGATGCCTTTGCATCCTCTCCGGCCATTGTtctgagccatcctcccctctgcAGCCTGTGGTGTACAGTAAGAGATGACATGAAACAGAACCCTTCTCTACATTCAAAATAACAGCCTAACAAATAACAGCAAAAAGCTTCAGGTTTTTAACGGCCTTCGTTTCATATTCTGATGTATCTTAATAGATTTCAGTCGGCCATTTTGACAGAAGACTCCGCTATTAACTTTGTTTGGATATTGACTCCCGTTCATCTATGGATTCTCATTCCCCGTAAAAAGAAAGACCAGCATCACAGGAATATGTTGCCAAGATAGGAAATATTTTATTAcagagaagaaaaaaacaactTTTCTTCCAAAATATAGAAATCTGTACAACTTTTGCACAATCAATTTACATGAACTGTACAAATTTACAGCAGTTCATCACGACATACCCAAGAAAAAGAAAATGAACACAATAAAGATGTACTGACATGAAATCACAAGGTAGAATAGACAGCTTTTCTTCTTGGGTACGCTCAGATTTTTTCAACGTTTTTCTTGTTTTgtaagtttaaaaaaaacaaaggaTAAGTCTATCAGTACAGGGCATGGAAACTGATATTTCTTTTACCAAAACAGATTGGTCCTTGCCAACACTCCCATCACAAATGGCTTCACTTACGAAAATAGTTATCCGTGTTAAAACTAGGAAATGCAAAAGAAATACATCTAAACACCTCAAAACAAATGATTGGCACTTCCCATTGTGTAATGTTATGCATGTATTCTACCATATGGTGTACAATAGCAAGAGATTATAGAATATGTAAAACACCCTAAATGTGAAAGTGGCAATAATTCTAAAATCATTGATGAATCATTGATGACTATTCCCTTCCCGTTTCACGTCTTAACATGCACAGCTTTTCCAGAAGGGTTTTTATTGAATGTCCCAGGCCTGAGTTTGGTAATACATTCCAGAAGAGACTCCTCGCGTCTCAAAAACGTCACAACTTCAACTTGACATATTTAGTGCATTTTATGTGCTATTACCTCCGACTATTCAAAAACACGTTTCACAACGTTTCTGAAACCTATGTGCGCAAAGGCTGAATGGATGCATTTACAGATCCGATATTGTGGACTAAATCAAATTGTTTTGGTGGTGGTGTTACTGTTGAGAAAGAGATCAAACCATTTCGGCATTATTTCCTTTTTGGTAGGTCTAAAAATGAAGTCTGTTCAAATTGGGATAGATGATCAGActagggagaaagggagggggggaTGAGATGCTACACCTCTGTGACTTTAAAATACATATAGCAAAAAGAGGGACAACTTGCTACGTCTGAAACACAGACCAATCTCATAACAACATCGATAGCTGCCATAATCGAAGCAATAGAGGAGCTGCAAGGTTTTTAAAAAGCTGGTTTTCAACCACAACAACAAAGCTCTGGGCTCCTCTCTCAGACATGTCCATCTGGCTCATGTGGAGACACTGCTTTTTCCACAGACTGATGAAGGAGCAccaggagaaatggagagagggaggacagtgaggaggaggggagtggatGAGGGAGGATAGGGTGTGCAGTGCATCAACAACCACAGATCCATTACCCATGATCCTCTGTGCTTAGGGAGCTTAAAGCAGCACATGTAGGTCTGATGGGCTGGTGCCCAGCCTGGTCAGCTTAGCGGCTAAAAGCCCCGAAACCCCACAGCCTGTCacatcgtctgtctgtctgtctgcagcgtGACCAACCAGGAGTGAGCTACAGGACGACTGACACCACCATCGTCCTATTGCACCCATGTAAACTAGTTCAGTGCTCAGCCTAAGAAACAAAGAAACTTGGACTGTGTACCGCCACTTCCTATCCTTTGACTCCTCTTTGTTGCCTGTCTCTATGTGGGCTCCCAGTGCAGACGGAGTGCGCTGAGTGCATTTGCTGGCTTTGCTCTCCACCGCCAAGAGGGGGTTGGTTGGGTGGAGGTTAGTTTAGAGGGGGCCGGAGGGATTGTAGCTGCCCTGGACGAGAGTATCCGGCTCTGGCCCCCCGCACCACCTCCATTCCCTCCCCTGGTGCGAGGATAGACGATATGTGTTACTGCTTGCTCCGTACTGCTATTGGGGGGAGggggttggctggttggttggctggctggggGTGATATGTTGCACCAGAGGGTCTTCTtgtgtctgtctgccctgacAGGGACACCTCCAGAGAGGGTCCAGCAGCACCTCGAACCAGGCTGGCTAACATTACGCTGGTTCTCTCTTGGTTCTCCAGAGAATGGCTCATAGGTGTAACATTGAAGTCCTACGTTGGGCAACGCACCCCTCATCCAAACTGAGAGACAGAAGAAAGGAGAGGTGTTGAAAGCCTTGGACCCAGTCAGGGGCGTACAGACTTCCCTTTGGCTACACTCACACACCCCTCGACAGCTGCAGAGAGATCTATCAGAGTTCTATAAGTGTCTCAAAttgccatctgtgtgtgtgtgtgtgtgtgtgtgtgtgtgtgtgtgtgtgtgtgtgtgtgtgtgtgtgtgtgtgtgtgtgtgtgtgtgtgtgtgtgtgtctgtgtgtgtctgtgtgtgtctgtgtgtattgggGGAGGGGGGCTTCCGAGAAAAGTGCCTTACAAACGGACAACAGACGCCTAACCTGTCACAAACCGCACCTACCTACCAAAACCTGAACGGATCTTAATGAAATGCTTACAGtgtgaaatatttttaaaacctTCAGTTACTCTCCCAAATTATATAGAGTGGGGTCTAGCCTGACGTAAGAGCTGTGAGTAATTTACAAAAGAAAAGGAACTCATGAAAGATGACATTGGAGCGAATGGAATGAAGATGGTTTTCTCTAGAAGTACACATCCCACACAATCTAAATGTCAAAAGTGCATTCAATGTCATTTCTTCTGACAGGGCCACaacaaccaaaacaaatgatcCAGATTTCGGTGAGAATATAGTGCCACCTATGCTACACTTAGAATTTGGAGAGGGCCAAAGGTCagggtggggatggagggatataaACAAAACGAGAACTTGATTGTGAATTTCAAACCAACATTGATCGAAGGGGAGGGGACAAATACCCAGCCCTCCCCAGAAAGCTACACATACATGGTTGGGGGTGTTGGTGGGGTGCGCTGTGACACATTACTGTCCTTAGCAACAGGTGTCACAGCGCATTCCACTGCACTTCCATATGGAGGTGGAGGGGCTTCCTGAAGCTTGACGATGGCATATGGGGCAGCCTCTGGGGGTAAAGAAATACCCTGTGGTCCAAAAACTGGGTTTTAGAAGAAAATGACTTAGAGCGTTTCCCCAGAGACTGCCCTAGAAACAGGCACAGTCCGGACCTCAGCCCCTTAACTTCCTTCCTAGACAGGAAGTACACCCAATAACAACAGGAAGTAGATAAAAGGCTGAAATTCAACGGTATGGTTCTTGACAGCAGTTCCTTGAAGCTTTTgagagggtggtgggggtggtggtgacaTGGTACCCACTGTAACCACGTGGAGAAGAAAGTGCAAAGTCAACAATGATAGACCGGTGTAAAAAAACCAAAACAAAAAGCAGCCCCTTCTCTGCGCTGTTTCTCTGTTCGGTTTCTTGGTTTGTTTTAGCTGCCCCCAACAGCTCCACGCTCCACACAGTCCTCTCCGCGGGGGGAAAAACGAAGCCTCCGGTAGatcccacaacacaacataacagacTATGGAGCGAGGAAGGAGAAAGAAATATCAAACCTACAAGGTTTCACCTGGACGATAGGCCACATCCTCTGCCTTTTCTCctcctttttttctctttttcatttcatttctttTTAGCTTTAAAAAGGTTCGCCATCGACCAACTAGGGCGAAACCCATGACCCGACGTGGCGGGTGGCAGCCCTTAGCTGGACATAGTCATCATGTTGTAGGCTTTGGAAGGGCTGGTCCTACCCAGCATCCCCGCCGCCTCCTTGCAGCTGATGTGACTGTCCACCATGGGGGTCGAGGTGACCGCACTGCCTCCCGACGGCGCCGGGGCCACTGGCTGGGACTCGTAGAGCACGCAGATGGAGCCGTCCTCGCCGATGCGGTAGGACACCTCGAAGGGGTCCACCCAGAGGGTGAGCTCACTAGGCAGCAGCAGGTATAGCTGATTGATGGTCAGGCCGATGCGCTGGCCTGCCTGCCCCACCAGGGGATCCATCTTGTGGTTGATGCGGATGCAGCGGTAGCCCGAGCCCTTGCATGGCCTGTCGGGGAACCAGTGGTGCTTGTATTGCtctgtggagaaagagagaggttatTATCGGGTTACCATGAGTTTCATCATCATTGGATCACTATTAGGTTACCATAGTATTGCTTGTATTGCCAAAAAAGGGTACAGAGGGGGTAACTGTTGTTCTTCGGTTACCCTATAGTAGAGCCTGTGTAGTTCTGTAtgaggagacaagagagagagggagagaaagaaagagggatagatGTAAGAGATGCTGTCTGGTGTTTACAGGTGAGAGCCAGTAAGCTAAATCTATGCTACTTTCAGACGTCTATCTGAGGGAGAAGCGGGGTGCAAAGCTGTCTGCACCTGATCAGCCTTAgttcctagtgtgtgtgtgtgtgtgtgtgtgtgtgtgtgtgtgttatgggagATTAGGATGCATGTGCTTTGATAAACATTGAATAAGGTCATAAATTGGGACATAAATGTGATTAATAGCATGATAATAACTGTATGAGGCATAGTTGTATTGCAAATCAAACTATaatcatgttttattttattatagAGTTGCTGGAGTCTAAGGTAATACTGGTTTATGATGTTCTAAGCACACATAACTAATCTATCACCGTTATGGATTACTTACAGGTAATAAATGACATGATTCCATGGAAAATGGAAGGAAAAAATGATTGTTTATGTTTTACGGTATTAAACACCCCCCCAATAATGATTATGGAAAAGTAACGTTGCTTTAGATTGTCTTTTGATTGAATAAAGGTTTTATTCTTTGTAGGTAATACATGACTCCATTGGAATATCTTATCTGCTTTAGTATCTGATATttctattaccatgatataatGACCAACTATTTATATTGGTATTTGGGTTACATTGATATAATGATCAACTATTTAGCACAATACTGTCAGTTTCCACTTGCTaatacgtgtgtgtatgtgtgtgtggtatgtgtgtgtgtgtgtaaaacagacTGCAGACAGGGGCAGGCTTTGTTGTAGCGCAGTAATAAATCATAAGTCTGCTTATGGGGCTGATAAGCAGCAATAAACTGTTTGTCGCTCTGTAACCGGAGACCATGTGACacacagcagagagggagagagagagagagagaaagcaaaagagagagagagaaagcaaaagagagagagagagagcgagagagagagagagagagagagagagagagagagagagagagagagagagagagagagagagagagagagagagagagagagagagagagaagtttgaTTGCACAATCCCCTTCTGGCCGAGTGGCACAAAGTCCTCCATCAAACAGAGCGGAGCTGAACAACAACACTGAGGTGGTGAAGTCCTGGCCAGCAATCTGGGCTGGAGAACTCCCCCTCTTAAAGCCACACCGTCCCTTTAAATATGACGAGTGTGTCCACATACCCGTTGGTGATTCACTGTGATATCATTCATATGGTATATCTAAAGGGGCGTTAAGTGACAAACTAGgctggaagaagagagagagaaaataggtcACATTACTCATTTTAAGGAGAACACGAGAAAGAGAAGAGTTCTCATTCCTTCCCCGTTAACTCATCTTAGAAGACGCGCATGACTGCTGCTTTCATAGTATAATAGTAGCCTAACGGGAAGAATTAAATTAGAAAACCGCTTCTCAGAAGTCTAAATTAACCTAACATCTCTAACAATACTCACATTTACTGTGTCTTGTGTGTGTTtggatatatactgtatgtatgtgtgctcgatatgcatctctgtgtgcgtgtgataCCAATCATCCTATTTTCTCCACTTAAGACTCCTCAGTATCGAGTTACCCCATTGGTGCATGGTGACTAAACTGGctgtgctgcctgcctgtctgtttgcCTGTGAAAAGCCTCTGAACTAGGCCAGAGCCCGGAGAACACCTGTCCTGCACAACACCCCTGGTAGATAATGTCTCCTTTGTGTTATCAGTAGAACTCTGTGTACTGCACCCTAATGGAGGCCTTGGCACTCGTGAAAAAGCACCAGGCAGCTATGATGGGGCTGATCTTTTGCACCACAAAAGAAACGAGGCCTCTGAGAACGGAGGGGCCTATTCTAAAACCAGGGAACAGATGAGTTTCAACTATATATTTTAAATAAAGTAGTTTTCCAGTGCTTCTTTAAAGCCAAGTGCTCTAAGGATATTATGTGGCAATACAATGTGTGGAGGCTTTTTATCAAATACACATTTGGCTTTGTTTGGGGCATTATTGGGTGATTTCCACTGGTCTGTGGTGGTGTGGTTGGGGGAATTATGGCAGTTTCAGATTGGGTCACTGCTCAAACCTTGGTTAAGCAGGTTACTGGTACACATGAAGTCCAAATGGTTTACTAACTAGTTAGACAATGAGCAGTTTCAATGTGGATATTTAGAGCAAGTAAGTCCCCCTATACACAAACAACGCCTGTTTATTGAACACAGACACAATAAGCTGTGATAATGAAGCTGTAAGCAACAGTGGGGTGGCTGGCCTACTTCAGCAGCGGCAGGGGGGGCTTCACAGAGTTGTTTATGTCACTCGGGAAGACGTATGAAAAATGGGGGTGAAGGAGGAATTACGGACACTTCACAAAGTCGCTTTGCAACTTGTTTAATTAGATAATGTCTTTCCTACACCCCTCCCCCTATGAAATCCTCTTCCAGCCCCAGCCCCACCGCTACCAACCCCCCACTTACCCTCTGACGGCGGCCATTTCGCTCCGTCTGCCTTCAACTTTGGCTGTTTACAAACTGGAGCTATGCTCAAGACTACAGTTTCCACTCACTTTCTATGCTAATCCTGGACAAACAAAGCCACTTCCATGGAAAATGTTTAGTTGAAAATAGCGTAAACGAAAGAGTTTGTTGAATAGAAATAAACAATTCTGTAACCTGATATGCTAAATGTGTAGCCCACATCCGAAATGGCTCTAAAATGATATGAATTTGAACGTGAATGGCTTTGCAGATGACACAGCTGTTGAAAAACATGTTCAAATTGAGGTCATGGTGTAGGTGTTCAGTGTTTAGAGGGACAGACACTTGGTGTTATCTACCAGACGTATGCCAGGTTTAGGCTGTATATTTACAACAGGAAATATAAATAAAACATCATTTCAGTGGTTTGTACAAAAAAGGATGCCAATAACGCATAGTATAGTGGCTGTGTCGATCAATGTATGTGTCCTTATTACAGAGTTAACGTGATTCACTTAGCCAGAATGTCTACATTAGAACATGTTGTAAAGAAATACCTTTCCTTTACTCATACATGTTCGTCAACGGCGGGAATCTATACGGGCTATTTATTCTGCATTTGTTATTTACCTTTTGGTTCTCTAATTTCGATTCGATTGAGGCTCGCTCAAGAGGATCGAGTAAAAGATGTAGGCGGCTATAATACTCTTATAACAAAGATAACCAGAATCCTATGGGTCTGTTATTTTCCTGATcgaaatgttatatatatatattttctgccTGCTCAAATTCATATCCTCCTACGTTTTCTTGTCTGCATTACGTAATTCGATAGCCTAATTCAATTCACTGGGTATAGATTTCCCCCATGTTAATTGGGAGTTTATCGACCAGCTGAACTGGTACTATCGAAAGGTGCACTTCCTTGTTGGAACAAATAAGAGTCTGGCTTTATTCCACGTTATTACACTGTAACTAAACTCCAGACATGAATTAGGCGACGATGTATCTGAATAGAACATGGTTGATTCGATCGATTGAATATTGTTGATTGAAGATTGTTGTTCGCCTTATCTATTCTTGTCTCTTTTTTTCGTGGTCGGGGGGCGCTTGTGTTACTTTGTGAACAGAGACGCAAATCCCCTTCGGAATGGGATTAAAGCACAACAATTCGTTAAAATCATATTCTTAACACACAAAATGACACAACACCAACAGAGGTCATAATCTAAAGTAGCCTTGGAAACGTAGGACAAAACGAGAAGCACATGTCTtacctgaca from the Oncorhynchus keta strain PuntledgeMale-10-30-2019 chromosome 33, Oket_V2, whole genome shotgun sequence genome contains:
- the LOC127914666 gene encoding protein BTG1-like; this translates as MHTLCARGTMKPEISAAVGFLSRFLRIKGHVNDRQLQSFSASLQDILSEQYKHHWFPDRPCKGSGYRCIRINHKMDPLVGQAGQRIGLTINQLYLLLPSELTLWVDPFEVSYRIGEDGSICVLYESQPVAPAPSGGSAVTSTPMVDSHISCKEAAGMLGRTSPSKAYNMMTMSS